The genomic segment GTGTGCTGGATGTCGGCCACGAGGCGGCGGAAGGCCAGGTCGTTGGGGATGAAGGCGGTGACCGGGGTCTTGCCGTCGGCCAGCACCTTGACCGGGCTGGCCGGCTTGGCCTTGAGGACGGCCTGCACGGCGGCGGTGAGGATGTCGTAGTCGTGGCCGTTGCGGTCGAAGCCGCTCTTGTCCGCGGTCAGCACGGCCGCGAGGGACTTGGTGCCCAGCGGTTTGGTCTTGCCGTGCGCGGAGGCCGGTGCGGCGGTGAGGGCGGAGGCGACGATCGCGGCGGTTGCGACGGCGGCGGCTCGGGTGAACCTCATCTTCAGGCGTCCTTTCCGGATACGGGACGGCGGCACCGGTGCCGCCACCCCGTACTTCGCACCGGGTGTCCCGGATGGATGCACCGGATCGGAGAATTTCCGGTACTACGCGTTGCGGAGGGGGGCTCGGCCCGACCGGCGTGTGCGTTCCTCCCGGCGGACTCGGTTTCCGCGTTCGAGCAACCACGGTGGCCTGGGCCGGCGCCGGGGCGGTTAGGCTGCACTGACCATGACGACCAAGGCCTCCGTACGCGACATCAACCGCACCAGACTTCGCGAATCGGTGGTCGCCGCCGCACGCGATCTGACCGCCGCTCACGGCTGGGACGGCGTTCGCATGGCGGATGTCGCCGCCGCGGTCGGGGTCAGCCGCCAGACGGTGTACAACGAGTTCGGCGACCGGGCCGGGCTGGCCGAGCAGTTGGCCCTCGCCGAGGTGCAACGCTTCGCGGAGATGGTCGGCCGGGAGTTGTCCGCTCACGGTGACGACGTGCACGCCGCGGTCCACGCCACCATCCAGCGCGTGCTGACCGAAGCAGCCGCCAACCCTCTGGTGCGCGCCATCCTCACCGGTGATCGTGGCGGTGGCGAGCTGATGCCTTATCTGACCACCCGATCGAACATCGTGCTGCACGCCGCCGGCGAGGTTGTTGCCGGATGGGTACGTGTCCAGCGGCCGGAACTGGACGACGGCGCGGCGGCAGCGGCCGCCGACGTGATCATTCGCCTTGTCATCAGCCACATCGTCATGCCGGGTGAGTCGTCAGCAGCCTCGGCTGAGGCCTTGTCCGGCGTGTTCATGCGTTTGCTGGGATAGACGGCACCCTCCGGCCGGTCGTCGTCCGCCCGCCCGTACCGGCGCACGATCTTGGCAAAAGAGTTGACACGGCGGCATTGCGTGTAAAGCATTCAGAGCATGGACAGCGTTGCTGCCGCCTGGCGCGACACCAAACGCCCGCTCTGGCCGCTGGCATTGGTGGTACCCGGCTTGCCGTTCGCGTCTCTGCTGCTGGTCACAGTCAGCGGCGCGTCGTGGGGGTGGTGGCTGACACCGGTGGTCGTCCTCGGCGTCATTCCCGTGATCGATCTGCTGGTGGGCGATGATCACGCCAACCCGCCGGAAGAGGTCGTGCCGGCCCTCCAGTCCTCGCCGTACTACCGCTGGATCACCTACCTCTTTCTGCCGGCGCAGTTCGCCGCCCTCGTGCTCACCTGCCTGGCGTGGCTGCGGAACCCGGGACTGACCGGGGGCGCGGGCCTGGTGCTGACCGCGGGATTGGTCAATGGCATCGCCATCAACACCGCGCACGAGCTGGGCCACAAGAGGGAGAAGGCCGAGCGGTGGCTGTCCAAGATCGCCTTGGCACCGGCGGGTTACGGGCACTTCTTCGTCGAGCACAACCGTGGTCACCATGTCCGGGTGGCCACCCCGCAAGACCCCGCGAGTTCCCGTCTGGGCGAAAGTTATTGGCGGTTCTGGCCGCGGACCGTGGTGGGCAGCCTGCGCTCGGCGTGGCATCTGGAGTCCTCGAAACACCGCCTGCGCGGGCGCAGCCGGTGGACCTGGCGCAACGATGTCCTCAACGCGTGGGCCATGACCGTGGTGCTCTACGGCACCCTCACAGCCGTCATGGGTCCCGGCGTTCTGCCCTTCCTCGTGGCGCAGGCGCTCGTCGGGATATCGATACTGGAAGCCGTCAACTATCTCGAGCACTACGGGCTGTTGCGGCAACACAACGCGGCGGGCCGCTACGAGAAGGTCGACCCACGCCACAGCTGGAACAGCGACCGTCTCACGACCAATGTCTTCCTGTTCCAGCTTCAGCGTCACAGTGACCACCACGCCAATCCCTTGCGCCGTTATCAGACCCTGCGCAGCTTCGACGTCTCGCCACAGTTGCCGGCCGGCTACGCAACCATGCTGCTGGCCGCACTGATTCCGCCGGTGTGGCACCGGATCATGGACGAACGGGTCATCGCCCACTATCGAGGCGACGTGTCATCGGCCAACGCCGTGCCCGGCTATCGACCGCGACCGGCGCATCCCCGCTACAACCTTCACGGCGACAGTCGGTGATCCGGCGGCGAGCTGGCGTAGGCCGCCCGTGCGCACGGTGGTGAACGAGCCGGCGTCGGCCATGCGGTACGGACCGCCGGCACGCCGAGGATCCGGCACTCGCAGCCGAGATCCTGGGCCGCTTCGATCCACCGCCCGCAACGCAAGGGGCGGTCGGCGCGGAGCACCGTGGCGGCAACTGAGGAACCGCGCCGACCGCCTGCCCGGCTGACACGTCCGAGCATCTCCCTGACAGATCGGGGGGCGGGTGATCTGTCAGGACAGCCGCAACGCTCTCGTCGTCAGCGATTACTCGCTTTACACAGAGCGCCTAGCCGTCAATCATCTTTACACACATCGGTTGCATGTCAAGGTGAGGCCAGGTCGTAGAGGCACGCCCAGGGCCACCGGGCAGGAGTCGGCTGGACGTTATAGGCATTGGCATTCATCTATGTATGATGGGAGCGCTCCCGGAACGTGTAACCCACCCCCGCTCGAGGAGCCCTACCATGACGCTCGGACGTAGTCGTACGGTCGCTGTGCTGGCCGGCCTGCTGTTACTGGTGCTGTCGGCACCGCTGTCGAGCGCGGGGCCGGCGGCCGGCGCGCCCCGTGTCCGCCCCGTCCCCCTGACCGAACTGACCGTGGTGTCCGAGCAGGTGGCCTTCGGTCTGCAGCGTCCGATCGCCATCACCGGGCTCCCGGACGGGCGGATGCTGATCGCCGAGAAGGACGGCACCGTCCGCTCCTACCACCCGGACACCGGCCTGGCCGCCGACCCGGTGCTCGACCTGAGCGCCCTGATCGAGACGTCCGACAACGAACGCGGCCTGCTCGGCATCACCCCGGCCCCGGACTTCGCTCGCACCGGCATGCTGTACGTGTCGTACACGAGCCGGCCGGCCGGCGCGCTGACGGTGGCCCGGCTGCCGATCAGCGCCCCGGAGCGGTTGCAGGTGCTGCTGACGCAGGAGCACGCCGAGTACGGCAACCACAACGGCGGACAGGTGGCGTTCGGCCGCGACGGCTACCTTTACTGGTCCACCGGCGACGGCGGCTACTCCGGCGACCCGTTCAAGTCCGGTCAGGACCTCGGCACCCTGCTCGGCAAGATCATCCGGATCGACGTGAACCGGGCCTGCGGGTCGCGGCCGTACTGCGTTCCCGCGAGCAACCCGTTCGTCCGTAAGCCGGGCGCCCGTCCGGAGATCTGGCTTTACGGTCTGCGCAACCCGTGGCGTTTCTCCATCGACGTCGACAACTCGCTGTGGATCGGGGACGTCGGCCAGGGCCTGGTCGAGGAGGTCAACCACGTCCGCCCCGGGCAGGGTGGGGCCAACCTGGGCTGGTCGTGCAAGGAGGGCACTCCGATATTCGACCCTGAGCAGTGCCGGCCGGGTGTGCGTTACGTCGACCCGGTTTTCGAGTACGAGCATTTCATGACCGAGGGCTGCTCGGTCACCGGCGGCGTGGTGTATCGAGGATCCCGCACGCCCGAGGCGCGGGGCGTCTACCTCGCGAGCGACTACTGCAACACTCGCGCGTTCGCGGTGCGTCCCCGGGCCGGGGGCGGCTACGACTCGGCCACGATCGGCACCTTCCCCACCCAGCCGACCGCCTTCGCCGCCGACGTGCACGGCGAGCTGTACGTGCTCAGCGACCTCCCCGGCTTCCTGAGCCGCATTCGGATCGAGCACGTTCCGCCCGCCTGACGCCCCACCCCGGGCCGCTCCGCGCGCGACCGGAGCCGGACTGCCGATCAGCACGCCGGCGCGGCCCCGGGGCCTGGTCCGGGGCCACACGCCCGTCGAGCCGGCCTGCCTTCGGCCGCCCGGATGCGCCGCGCTCGTTACGGTTGATCGGTGCGACCGTTTCTGACCTGATTGATGGCGGCCTGCAGGCGCAGCCACGTCGGGTCGTGGTCATGGGTCTCGACGACGCGGTCAAGGTCGCCGTGACGCCATGTGCGCACGCCGTCGGTGCGCTCGAGCTCGTCCCACAGGTAGCCGGTGGCGTCGATCGGCTCGGTACCCGCGAGGAAGGCGGCTACTCCGGCGGCATCCGGGGTGACCGGGGCACCCGGAACAGACAACAGGACGAGGCCGCCGTCGCGGTCAGCCATGACCAACTGGCCACTCGCCGTACGGGCCAGCGCGGTTACTCCAGCGCCGCCCACGGGGTGAACGGTGGCTGTCCCGGCGGCCAGGCCGAGCGCGAGCAGTGCGCCCTCAGGAGTGCCCATCCACAGGACGTCCGGGTCGGGGCCGAACGCGATGTCGTTCCGCAGCCAGTTCAGCGCGAACTCAGTCCAATCCGGCGGAGTCGATACCGGAGCCGGCTCCCGCAGCGTGAGGGCCACCTGCCGCTCCAGCGCCGGAAACGAATACACCTCCAGTGACTGCCCGTAGGCGTTGCCGCGCACGGCGAAGTGCCGCCCGTCCGGACTCCATACCGGTGTCTCGTAGCCATCAGCGTCGAGCACGAGCGCTCGGCTGCGGATCCGCATCCTTCGATCCTCGGCCCGGGCGAACAGGACCAGCGTCGCGCCCTGGTCGCTGGCCAGGGTGAGGACGAGGCCACCGGCGGGATGCTCGGCAACGCCGGTGTCCCAGCGCGGCCCGGCGCCGACCACGCCGGCGTCATGCTCGACCACGTCCGAGGCCAGCCAGGCGTCCTCACCGCCGTCACTGGCGGGTGATGCCCACACAGTGCCGCCGTCCGGGCTGAAGGCCAGGCTCCCGTATTCGGTGGGCCAGGTCGTAACCCCGTCGGGCGTCCACCGCCACAGCACGCCGCCCGCGGTAACCAGGAGCACCGGCTCGTACGGGTGCCACGCGAGTTCCGGTACTTGTTTGCGCCGCTCCCAAGCAGGCAAGTTGCCGTAGCTGTCCGCGTCGCCGCTGACTGTGCCGACCGGCCGCAGGCTGAGATCCCACACGTTCACCGCCGGCCGGGTCACATCCACGCCGGCGACCAGAGCCAGGCGCGGATGGGCAACCAGCCGTTCCACCGGCGTGGCGAGCAGGGTCCGGTGCACCGTCTCCATCACCGTGTGACGGTACCGGCGCCTCAGCTGCAGACGCCATCCACGCTGCAGAAGGATGCTTCAGTCGCACCGGCCGGGACGGTCCCCGGCACAGGCGCGGACTTGGCGTCGATGAGCCGGGTGACCGCCGAGGCGATCTCCATGTCGTCCACCGCGCCGAAGTGGTGCGCGCGCAGCACGCCGTCGCGGTCGATCAGCAGCAGAGTGGGGGTTCCACGCATCCCGTACCGGCCGAAGGTGACCGGCGTGGGGTTGCCCTCCTCGTGTGCGTCGACGCCGACCGGGAAGGTGACCCGGTACTCGTGCAGGAAGGCTTCGAGGCTGACCGGCGTCATCGCCTGGTGATGCTCGAAGACGCTGTGCAGTCCGACGACGGCCAGGTCGCCGCCGAACACGCGGGCCAGCTTGGCGGCCTGCGGCAGGCCGTGTGCCACGCAGCCCGGGCACAGCATCTGGAATGCCTCGACGACGATCACCTGGCCGCGCAGCGCGGTCAGGCTCAGCGGCTCGCTGTTGAACCACTGCGTGGTGGTCCACTCGGGCGCCTCGGTTCGGGTGTTCACGCGGTCAGATTCCTTCCCGTACGGCCGTACACGGTCCACCGTCCTGACACGTGATCAGGCCGGGATCACGTACGGGAACTGCTCGGATGAAGCGGTCGCCGTCAGACCCGTGCTGACCGCGGCATTGGTCACCAGCGAGAACATCACCTCGGGTGCGTTGTCGCCGAGCCGGCGGCCGTTGAAGCCGGCGAACGAGAAGGCGGCCGCGGTGCCCGTGACGTACGGGAGGGTGTCGGGGAAGATGCGCTCCACCACCGTGGCCGCGTACGCATCGGGCCTGGTCGTGGTGCCGAGCAGCTGGACCGTCGCGCGGATCAGGTTCTCGGTCGCCTTGCCGTAGGCATCGCGGTCGCCGGCGGGCTGCGTCTCGTTGGCGCGGCTGGACACCTCGGAGTCATGGTCGCGGAAGATCGGCCAGATCATCGGCAGCCCGGCCCGGTTGATCTGCCGCCAGCCGCCCGCGTCGGTGGCGAGCTTGGCCACGCTCCACACCCGGATACTGCGCCCGGCGCTGAGGTCGGCGTCGGTGTCCGGCACCTGAAGGACGATGGTGGACACGGTGGAGCCGGCGAAGGTGCTGGCCACGTCGGCCGGCGGGGCAAGATCAACGCTCTGCCCGTGCTGGACGACCTGGTCGATCGCGCCGAGTTGGCGCAGGTCCAGGGAGAAGGGTTCGGCCGCGCGCCCGGCCCAGACGCGCAGGCCACCGTCGCCGGCCACCGCCTCGCCGGTGCGGCCGCCGGCGATCTCGACACCGGTGGCGGTGTCATCGGTCGCGTCGGCGCCACTGAGCCGGAACACCCGGTAGCTCTGCCCGGCGTCGTCCTGGGCGTCGAAGACGATGCGGAAGGTCAGGTTCTCGACAGTCGAGCCGTCGAGGTGGACCTTGAACTCGTAGCGGCCCTCGTCGTGGAAGCCGAGCGGCACGCCGTCCCCGGCCAGCGAGGTACGGACGTTCATGGCGAACACCGTCGCGCCGGGCGCGTCGAAGACGTACTGGTCGGTGATGTTCAGCCGCGGGTCCTGGCGAGCGAGCGGGGAATCGAGATGGTGAGACATGACCTCTACCTCCGGTGAGTTACTGGGAACGACAGTCAGCGCCACCGCCGCCACCATTTTGTTGGCAGTGCCAAACATACTCGCCCGTGCCCGCATCGCAACCCCCGAGGGTGTGTGCACTAGGGCACACACGAGACGCCGTCCATCTGAGCTCAGCAAGCCGGCACGGCATTGCCGGTCCTACCGCCGTTCGGGACCTCGATCAGCGGCGACTGGTCCGGTTTATCGCACAGAAGGGGCCGCTGGCATGAACTTCAGTACGTAAAGCGGACTCCGCACATACGGCGGCGCGGAGAATCTTGAAGAAATGCAGGTCTGGCTGTCGATCCGGACGCACGATGTTCGTCGTCGCTGATGACGGAGCCGGACAGGCCGGCCCGCGACCCAGTGCAGGAGGCAGCTCCATGGCCAAGTACGCGATCCTCATCTACGAAGACCCGGCCTTCTACGCGAACGCATCGCCCGAGGCGTGGGCCGCGGTGCTCGACGCGCACAGCACGTTCGTCAAGCAGGTCTCCGAGCTCGGCGGGTCCCTCGCGGGCGGAGAGGCGCTCGCGCCCACGACGACGGCCACCACGATCAAAGGCGCCGGCACGGTGACGGACGGCCCGTTCGTCGAGACCAAGGAAGCCTTCGGCGGCTACTACGTCGTCGAGGCGCGCGACCTCGACCACGCCATCGAGATCGCCAAGCTGTGCCCGGCCCCCGGCGGCGGCGTCGAGGTCCGCCCGGTCGTGGACGCGACGACCAACCCGTTCTGATCACTCCCCACGACGAGCCGGCCGCGTCCGCCAGGCAAGCGGACGCGGTCGCTGCCGCGCTGGCGCAAGCCCACCGCTCCGAGTGGGCCTTCGTGCTGTCCGCCACGGTGCGCGTCGCGGGCGACCTGGACGTCGCGGAGGAGTGCGCGCAGGAGGCGTACGTCCGCGCGCTGCAGACCTGGACCCGCGACGGCGTCCCGGAGCGGCCCGGCGCGTGGCTGACCACGGCGGCGCGGAATCAGGCGCTGGACCGGTTGCGTCGCGAAATCACCCTCCGGCGCAAGCTCCCGCTGCTCGTGGAGCCGGCGACCGTCGATCCGCACAACCCGGCCGACCTTGACCGGCCCGACGCCACGGTGCCGGACGACCGGCTCCGGCTGGTGTTCACCTGCTGCCACCCCGCCCTCGCCCCCGAGGCCCGCGTCGCCCTCACCCTGCGCCTGGTCTGCGGCGTTCCCACGCCCGACGTTGCCCGGGCCTTCCTGGTGTCCGAGCCGACGATGGCGGCACGGATCACCCGGGCCAAGAAGAAGATCGCCGAAGCACGGATCCCCTACCGGGTTCCCGGCCGGGCGGAGCTGCCCGAACGCCTGGACAGCGTGCTCACTGCTGTCCACCTGCTCTTCAGCACCGGCCACACGGCCGGCAAGGGCGACACGCTCGTCGATGAGGAAATCTGCGACCGGGCCATGCACCTCGCGCGCACCCTCGCCGCGCTGCTCCCCGAGCAGCCCGAGACCCGCGGCCTGCTGGGCCTGCTGCTCCTCACCGACGCGCGCCGGGCCACCCGGACCGACCAGCAGGGCCGGCTGCTCCTGCTCGCCGACCAGGACCGGACGCGCTGGGACCAGCGCGCGATTCTGGAGGGGCTCACGGTGACGGCCGGGGCACTGGCGTCCGGCCCACCGGCGCGGTTCACCCTGCAGGCGGCGATCGCCGGCGTGCACGCGACGGCGCCGTCGCTGGAGCAAACCGACTGGCCGCGCGTCGTGCATCTCTACGACCGGCTGCTGGCGGTGTGGAACACCCCGGTGGTCGCGCTCAACCGGGCCGCCGCCGTGGCGTTCGCCGACGGTCCGGCCGCCGCCCTGCCGCTCCTCGACGAGCTGGCGGCCGATCCCCGGCTCGCCGACTACCCTTACCTTCCCGCCACCCGCGCCGACCTGCTGCGCCGCCTCGGCGACGCCGCCGGAGCGGCGAGCGCGTACCGGCGCGCGATGGAACTCACGGCGAACTCCGCGGAGCGCGCTTTCCTGGAGCAGCGCCTGGCCGAGGTCAGCCGCGCCGCCGGCGCCAGGCCCGCCCCCGGCTGAGGTCGGCGGGCTCGGCGGTCGTCGACAACACCGGCTTTCAGGCTCCCCCGTTGATGGCGCCGGTGCGCAGGGCGCCCTCCTTGACCTTCCACTTGGTGAGCAGGGCGTCGTACGTGCCGTCGTTGATCATCGCGTACAGCGCTGTCTGAATGGCGGCGGTGAGCGGCTTACGATCTTTCGCCACGCCGATGCCGTACGGGATGGCTTCGATCTGCGGTCCGGAAAGCTCCAACGTGGTCATCTTCTCCACGTCGAGCGCCGCGATGGGAAAGTCGTTGAGCGCGGCGTCGGCTTTCCCGTCACGGACGGACGCAGAGGGCCGGTCGGTGCTGACCACCGTGAGCTTGCGACGGCCGCACGCTTTGCCCTGCGCAGTCGCCATCTCCACGAAGACAGTGTCCGGCTGAGCCGCCACCCGCCGGCCACACAGGCCCGGCATGCCGCCGATGTCGCCCGTGCCCTTGCGCACGACGATGGACGTGCCGGCGTTGAGGTAGTCCACGAAGTCGACCTTCTTCTGCCGTTCGGCCCGGTCGAACATCGACGAGATCGACGCGTCGATCTTCTTGCTCCTGACCTGCTCGAGCAGATCGCCGAAGGCCACGGTGCGCCATTCGACGCGGGCACCGAGTTTGGCCGCGACGGCCTGCGCGACGTCGATGTCGAGCCCGGCGTAGGCGGAGCCACGCTTGAAGGTCATCGGTTCGAAGGTCGGGTCGGTTCCGAACACCAGAACGTCGCCTCGGTCGACCGAGCCGGCCAGAGCCGCCCGGGCTTCCGCGAGCCGGTCGACGGGCTGCTCGACCGGCTCGGTTCCGGCGCATCCGGTCAAGGCGACGATTGCGGCGACGAGGAGCACCGGAACGTTGACGATTCGCACGACGGACCCCTCTCCGGAACGCCTTCCCGGCTCTTATCGACCGTCGGCGGCAGGCCCTTAGCCGATCCGGTCATGCCGGACCAGTAACGGCGATAGCGTGCGTCGAAGGAGAGGAGACGACGTGAAATTCACCATTCGCCGTC from the Paractinoplanes abujensis genome contains:
- a CDS encoding PQQ-dependent sugar dehydrogenase; its protein translation is MTLGRSRTVAVLAGLLLLVLSAPLSSAGPAAGAPRVRPVPLTELTVVSEQVAFGLQRPIAITGLPDGRMLIAEKDGTVRSYHPDTGLAADPVLDLSALIETSDNERGLLGITPAPDFARTGMLYVSYTSRPAGALTVARLPISAPERLQVLLTQEHAEYGNHNGGQVAFGRDGYLYWSTGDGGYSGDPFKSGQDLGTLLGKIIRIDVNRACGSRPYCVPASNPFVRKPGARPEIWLYGLRNPWRFSIDVDNSLWIGDVGQGLVEEVNHVRPGQGGANLGWSCKEGTPIFDPEQCRPGVRYVDPVFEYEHFMTEGCSVTGGVVYRGSRTPEARGVYLASDYCNTRAFAVRPRAGGGYDSATIGTFPTQPTAFAADVHGELYVLSDLPGFLSRIRIEHVPPA
- a CDS encoding RNA polymerase sigma factor → MLSATVRVAGDLDVAEECAQEAYVRALQTWTRDGVPERPGAWLTTAARNQALDRLRREITLRRKLPLLVEPATVDPHNPADLDRPDATVPDDRLRLVFTCCHPALAPEARVALTLRLVCGVPTPDVARAFLVSEPTMAARITRAKKKIAEARIPYRVPGRAELPERLDSVLTAVHLLFSTGHTAGKGDTLVDEEICDRAMHLARTLAALLPEQPETRGLLGLLLLTDARRATRTDQQGRLLLLADQDRTRWDQRAILEGLTVTAGALASGPPARFTLQAAIAGVHATAPSLEQTDWPRVVHLYDRLLAVWNTPVVALNRAAAVAFADGPAAALPLLDELAADPRLADYPYLPATRADLLRRLGDAAGAASAYRRAMELTANSAERAFLEQRLAEVSRAAGARPAPG
- a CDS encoding redoxin domain-containing protein; translation: MNTRTEAPEWTTTQWFNSEPLSLTALRGQVIVVEAFQMLCPGCVAHGLPQAAKLARVFGGDLAVVGLHSVFEHHQAMTPVSLEAFLHEYRVTFPVGVDAHEEGNPTPVTFGRYGMRGTPTLLLIDRDGVLRAHHFGAVDDMEIASAVTRLIDAKSAPVPGTVPAGATEASFCSVDGVCS
- a CDS encoding alkane 1-monooxygenase, with protein sequence MDSVAAAWRDTKRPLWPLALVVPGLPFASLLLVTVSGASWGWWLTPVVVLGVIPVIDLLVGDDHANPPEEVVPALQSSPYYRWITYLFLPAQFAALVLTCLAWLRNPGLTGGAGLVLTAGLVNGIAINTAHELGHKREKAERWLSKIALAPAGYGHFFVEHNRGHHVRVATPQDPASSRLGESYWRFWPRTVVGSLRSAWHLESSKHRLRGRSRWTWRNDVLNAWAMTVVLYGTLTAVMGPGVLPFLVAQALVGISILEAVNYLEHYGLLRQHNAAGRYEKVDPRHSWNSDRLTTNVFLFQLQRHSDHHANPLRRYQTLRSFDVSPQLPAGYATMLLAALIPPVWHRIMDERVIAHYRGDVSSANAVPGYRPRPAHPRYNLHGDSR
- a CDS encoding DUF4331 family protein, producing MSHHLDSPLARQDPRLNITDQYVFDAPGATVFAMNVRTSLAGDGVPLGFHDEGRYEFKVHLDGSTVENLTFRIVFDAQDDAGQSYRVFRLSGADATDDTATGVEIAGGRTGEAVAGDGGLRVWAGRAAEPFSLDLRQLGAIDQVVQHGQSVDLAPPADVASTFAGSTVSTIVLQVPDTDADLSAGRSIRVWSVAKLATDAGGWRQINRAGLPMIWPIFRDHDSEVSSRANETQPAGDRDAYGKATENLIRATVQLLGTTTRPDAYAATVVERIFPDTLPYVTGTAAAFSFAGFNGRRLGDNAPEVMFSLVTNAAVSTGLTATASSEQFPYVIPA
- a CDS encoding transporter substrate-binding domain-containing protein; protein product: MRIVNVPVLLVAAIVALTGCAGTEPVEQPVDRLAEARAALAGSVDRGDVLVFGTDPTFEPMTFKRGSAYAGLDIDVAQAVAAKLGARVEWRTVAFGDLLEQVRSKKIDASISSMFDRAERQKKVDFVDYLNAGTSIVVRKGTGDIGGMPGLCGRRVAAQPDTVFVEMATAQGKACGRRKLTVVSTDRPSASVRDGKADAALNDFPIAALDVEKMTTLELSGPQIEAIPYGIGVAKDRKPLTAAIQTALYAMINDGTYDALLTKWKVKEGALRTGAINGGA
- a CDS encoding TetR/AcrR family transcriptional regulator; amino-acid sequence: MVAAARDLTAAHGWDGVRMADVAAAVGVSRQTVYNEFGDRAGLAEQLALAEVQRFAEMVGRELSAHGDDVHAAVHATIQRVLTEAAANPLVRAILTGDRGGGELMPYLTTRSNIVLHAAGEVVAGWVRVQRPELDDGAAAAAADVIIRLVISHIVMPGESSAASAEALSGVFMRLLG
- a CDS encoding YciI family protein; this translates as MAKYAILIYEDPAFYANASPEAWAAVLDAHSTFVKQVSELGGSLAGGEALAPTTTATTIKGAGTVTDGPFVETKEAFGGYYVVEARDLDHAIEIAKLCPAPGGGVEVRPVVDATTNPF